The following proteins are co-located in the Callithrix jacchus isolate 240 chromosome 10, calJac240_pri, whole genome shotgun sequence genome:
- the LOC100411534 gene encoding olfactory receptor 52P1-like, with translation MDVYTFFNNHQLFSTMLILNHSNFMTFTLMGIPGLESQHLWLSVPFFSMFLTILIGNGSILFLVATEPTLHSQMYLLLALLMVADLISTLAVVPKLLCLFWFNDGDIAANACFTQMFFIHGSSVVRSAILVSMAFDRFVAIREPLRYNIILSHSLVGRLGLLALAKGVILILPMPLLLQRLTFCHTAIPHTYCDHMAVVKMACNHTRSSRVYGLFVILLVVGLDLLLIGFSYALILQAVVRLSSQDATFKALNTCSAHLFVILVTYVPALFSSITHRIGHNIPPHTHILLANLYLLLPSMFNPIIYGIKMKEIRGKVTKCLCRGIAQNVNPSNQPVSK, from the coding sequence ATGGATGTCTACACTTTCTTTAACAACCACCAACTATTTTCTACCATGCTAATCCTCAATCATTCCAACTTCATGACCTTCACGCTGATGGGCATACCTGGCTTAGAGTCACAGCACTTGTGGTTATCTGTTCCTTTCTTCTCCATGTTTTTGACCATCCTCATTGGCAATGGTTCTATCCTTTTCCTGGTGGCCACAGAGCCCACACTTCATTCACAAATGTACCTGCTTCTGGCCCTACTGATGGTGGCTGACCTCATATCCACTCTGGCTGTGGTGCCCAAGCTCCTCTGCCTCTTCTGGTTCAATGATGGGGACATAGCTGCCAATGCCTGTTTCACTCAGATGTTTTTCATCCATGGATCATCTGTGGTACGATCAGCCATCCTTGTTTCAATGGCTTTCGACCGTTTTGTGGCCATACGTGAGCCCTTACGCTATAATATAATTCTGAGCCATTCTTTAGTTGGACGCCTGGGACTGCTGGCTCTTGCCAAGGGTGTGATCCTTATCTTGCCCATGCCTCTTCTACTTCAAAGATTAACCTTCTGCCACACGGCCATTCCTCATACCTACTGTGATCACATGGCTGTGGTAAAGATGGCCTGTAACCACACCAGGTCCAGTCGTGTCTATGGGCTCTTCGTGATCCTGCTTGTGGTGGGACTTGATCTGCTGCTCATTGGCTTCTCTTATGCCCTTATCCTTCAGGCTGTGGTACGCCTCAGCTCTCAAGATGCCACCTTCAAAGCCCTCAACACCTGCTCAGCACACCTCTTTGTCATCCTTGTCACTTATGTGCCTGCACTCTTTTCCTCTATCACCCACCGCATTGGTCACAATATCCCACCTCATACACATATTCTCCTTGCCAATCTttaccttctcctgccctcaatGTTCAACCCCATCATCTATGgtataaaaatgaaggaaatacgGGGCAAGGTGACCAAATGCCTGTGCAGAGGAATTGCACAGAATGTGAATCCCAGCAATCAACCTGtgagtaaatga